In the genome of Mastomys coucha isolate ucsf_1 unplaced genomic scaffold, UCSF_Mcou_1 pScaffold21, whole genome shotgun sequence, the window TAGagttgggctggagggatggatggctcaatggttaaaagcactgattgctcctacaaaggtcctgagttcaattcccagcacccacagggtagctcacaaccattcatgatgagatctgatgccctcttctggcgtgtctgaagacagctacagtgtactcatataaataaagaaagagaaagaaagaaagaaataagcgAGCAAGCCAAGAGACATCACACAAGCAATGGAACTCAAAAAATGAAAGCAGCAGCATGAAATAAGGGAAGAGGTAAATGACAttgagaacaaaagaacaaaagaggagCCCTTAGCTCCTCTGACAAGAGAAAGGTGAGGCTGCAAGTCCGTAACGTTAGAGACCAGCTGTAGTTACGGCTAACTCCACTGAGACACAGAGCATTGCCAGAGATTACCGAGAATGCTCACACTCTGAaaagctttctctgtctctatttcagttagttgtttgggtttgtttttgtttttgttttgctttgtttggagaTAGGttcctttgtgtagccttggctgtcccagaactcactctatagagcaggctagcctccaactcaagagagacccacctgcttcggCCTCCCGATtgctgaatgctggggttaaacgcatgcactaccaccaccccagCATTATATCAAATCTTTTTCCAatactaaatttttttaaaaatgatgtattcttatttttacatctgttggtgttttggctgcatttatatctgtgagggtgtcagatcccctagaactggagttatagacagtttttaacggtcatgtggttgctgggaattgaactcaggtcctctggaagagcaggtagtgctcttaactactgtgccatctctccagctatgcAAGACTTTCTAAAAGCATACCACGTACCAAAATGAAGCCCTGACGggatacatgtgcatgcacactctcacacTGGCACAattgcacacttgcacacacagtcCACATCAGACCTATAACAAGCACTGAGATAGAAGTTGTCAGTAAAAAGCACCTCAAGGGAAAACGCAGGACTCAGCAAGTTCAATGTGAGTTCTGTCAAACCTCCAAAGAAGGCCGCACCACAGTCCTCCTTAACCTGTTCCTCACCACAGTCCTCCTTAACCTGTTCCTCACCACAGTCCTCCTTAACCTGTTCCTCACCACAGTCCTCCTTAACCTGTTCCTCACCACAGACAGTCCTCCTTAACCTGTTCCTCACCACAGACAGTCCTCCTTAACCTGTTCCTCACCACAGTCCTCCTTAACCTGTTCCTCACCACAGACAGCCCTTCTTAACCTGTTCCACACCACAGTCCTCCTTAACCTGTTCCTCACCACAGACAGTCCTCCTTAACCTGTTCCTCACCACAGACAGTCCTCCTTAACCTGTTCCTCACCACAGTCCTCCTTAACCTGTTCCTCACCACAGACAGTCCTCCTTAACCTGTTCCTCACCACAGTCCTCCTTAACCTGTTCCTCACCACAGACAGTCCTCCTTAACCTGTTCCTCACCACAGACAGTCCTCCTTAACCTGTTCCTCACCACAGTCCTCCTTAACCTGTTCCTCACCACAGACAGTCCTTCTTAACCTGTTCCTCACCACAGACAGTCCTCCTTAACCTGTTCCTCACCACGGTCCTTCTTAACCCATTCCTCACCACAGCCCTTCTTAACCTGTTCCTCACCACAGACAGTCCTCCTTAACCTGTTCCTCACCACAGTCCTCCTTAACCCGTTCCTCACCACAGACAGTCCTCCTTAACCTGTTCCTCACCACAGACAGTCCTTCTTAACCTGTTCCTCACCACGGACAGTCCTCCTTAACCCGTTCCTCACCACAGACAGTCCTCCTTAACCTGTTCCTCACCACAGACAGTCCTTCTTAACCTGTTCCTCACCACGGACAGTCCTCCTTAACCCGTTCCTCACCACAGACAGTCCTTCTTAACCTGTTCCTCACCACAGACAGTCCTCCTTAACCTGTTCCTCACCACAGACAGTCCTTCTTAACCTGTTCCTCACCACAGACAGTCCTTCTTAACCCGTTCCTCACCACAGCCCTTCTTAACCTGTTCCTCACCACAGCCCTTCTTAACCTGTTCCTCACCACGGCCCTTCTTAACCCGTTCCTCACCACAGACAGTCCTCCTTAACCTGTTCCTCACCACAGTCCTCCTTAACCTGTTCCTCACCACGGCCCTTCTTAACCCGTTCCTCACCACAGCCCTTCTTAACCCGTTCCTCACCACAGCCCTTCTTAACCTGTTCCTCACCACTGTCCTTCTTAACCTGTTCCTCACCACAGACAGTCCTCCTTAACCTGTTCCTCACCACGGCCCTTCTTAACCCGTTCCTCACCACAGCCCTTCTTAACCTGTTCCTCACCACTGTCCTCCTTAACCTGTTCCTCACCACAGACAGTCCTCCTTAACCTGTTCCTCACCACGGCCCTTCTTAACCCGTTCCTCACCACAGCCCTTCTTAACCCGTTCCTCACCACGGTCCTTCTTAACCTGTTCCTCACCACAGTCCTTCTTAACCTGTTCCTCACCACGGTCCTTCTTAACCTGTTccataaagtagaaacagaaagaacactccCAAACTCATTGTAGAAAGCCAGTATTATCCTGATACCCGAAAAGCAGATAAACACCCTACAAAAAGATGAAAACTACAGATCCGTTTCTTTGATGAACATAGATGCcaacattcttcacaaaaatgtttgcaaactgaattcaTGAACACATGAAGAAGGCCATACGTTATGACCAAGTGGGCTTCATCCCAGAGTGGCAAGATCTGATACTTGCAGATCAATAGATGTGATCCACTATCAACACTCTAGGACAGAAACCACACATAGTTATTTTGGTTGACTCTGACAAGGCATTTGCTAAAGTTcaacatgccttcatgataaaaagttCTGGAGACCTTACGACTAGAGGAACAGGCCTCAAAATAATAAAGGGTTTCACTGAGCAACTCACTGACAGCATTGTAGTAAATGGAGGTAAACTGAGAGCATGTCTCTAAGCCCAGGACTGACACAGAATCCTCTCTCCTATGCAGTAGACTGCTCTAGTCACAGCTGTGGGCCTTGGACAAGAGAAAACATAGGGTGTTGCAGGATATTCGATCACATTGTGTACCCTGAGACTGTGAACTGGCAAAAATCTGTTCCTTGGGGTGGGGTGCCGCACCCTAAAACACGCCTGTAACACAAGAGCTTTCTGTTTGCTGGAAACGAATTCTTGTGTGGCTCAGCTCTAGTATGCATCTTTGatgaacacagacacaaatgttCTTAACAAAATGTTTGCAAACCGAATTCATGAACTCATGCAGAGCCGAAGTGGGCTCCATCCCACAGTGGCAAAAGCTTAAAAAAGTCAactctagccaggcggtggtggcgcacgcccttaatcccagcacttgggaggcagaggcaggcggatttctgagttcgaggccagcctggtctacagagtgagtttcaggacagccagggccacacagagaaaaaccaagcaaacaaagcaaaagaattCCATGTGGAAGCACAGAACACCAGCGACAGCCAACACAGTCTCAAGGAGTAAAGTAAGTGCTCACGGCAGAGAGTGTGCCGTGCCTGTGCTCACGGCAGAGAGTGTGCCGTGCCTGTGCTCACGGNNNNNNNNNNNNNNNNNNNNNNNNNNNNNNNNNNNNNNNNNNNNNNNNNNCCTGTGCTCACGGCAGAGAGTGTGCCGTGCCTGTGCTCACGGCAGAGAGTGTGCCGTGCCTGTGCTCATGGCACACAgtagatgaaagagaaagaacatgaggtTGGGTGAGTAGGGAGGTTGGAAGGTacgggaagagttgggggaggggaaaggatatAATccaatacattgtatgaaaaagtTTAAAGTCATACTACCGCACTATGACAACAAGGTCAGCCTAGTATCGGCATAAAAATACAGGCCAACCAATTGAATGGAACTGAAGACCTGGAAACCGAACCGCAAAGTGACGgtcacttaatttttgacaaaggaggcAAAGATGTAGTTTGGACAAAAGCCTAGTCAATAAGTGGGTTCTGGCAAAATGGGATTTCTGCCTgcataaaaaaaattagattcacATTTCCCTTGTACAAGAACCAactcaaaaagaaacagaagtcaggtggtggtggtggtggcgcacactttttgatcccagcaattgggaggcagaggcaggcagaattctgagttcaaggcggATCTCTtgtgagtccgaggccagcctggtctacagagtgatttccaggacagccagggctacacagagaaaccctgtgtcagaagctaactaaataaaaattatatgtgagagagaaagtgtgtgtgtgtgtggggggggaacaAGAACTTTTAAAGCAGAACACCAACTGCCCAGGAGCTAACCCCAGCTATCaacagatgaaaatgaaaagtttctGCACAGCAGGAGCCTACAGTATGGGAGAAAACCTTAACAGCTATGCTTCAGACACAGGGCTGATGACAGAGGACTGCAAGCAACTGCCACTCAACACGTGGGCAAGTGAGCTCCATGGGcagttttcaaaaaatgaaagGCAAACGGGCCAACTGCTGTCATACAAAGTGTCCCATATCCTGAGCCCTAGGGAGATGCCAATTAAAACTACTGAGATAccacacctcccacccccatcaaAATGGCTCTCACCGACAAATCTGACAACTGTTGGAGGGATGTGGGAAGGAACCCTTATTTACTGTTGGTCAGGTTAAGAATTAATACAGccgggcctggagagatggctcagcagttcagagcaccaactgctcttccagaggtctgagttcaattcccagcaaccacatggtggctcacaaccacctgtaatgagatctgacgccctcttctggtgtgtctgaagacagctacggtatactcatatacataaattaaatctttttaaaaaaagaatacagccactgtggaaatcagctTGGGGACTTCTCAAATATTGAAAGCAGAACTACTATAGGATTGAGCCGCTTCCCTCCTGGGTTTATACCTAGAGCTCTCCACACTCCACCAAAGAGATGCCTGCGTGGAGCCCGccctgttggttgctgttttattcAGCACAGCAAAGAATTGGAATCAACCTAGTTTTGTTCACCAACATATGAATGGAtgatgaaaagtgtgtgtgtgtgtgtgtgtgtgtgtgtgtgtgtgtgtgtgagatggaaTACTACTTGGCTCTGAAGAAAATGAGGTTAAGGAGTTTTCAGGGAAATGGGTGGACTTGGGTTATATGATACTGTGAGGCCACAATctcagacacaccacacacttgcCCTTGTATGTGGCATACAGCCATTGTGTATgtaaagtgtgcatgtgtgggtacagtagaacaggaggaagagaaggggaggggtggctATAGGGACACGGGGGGGACTGAATGTAAGTAATGGATACAGGCATGGAAGAGGGCATagttatttttctagttctaatcCTGTCATggatatttttttggttttggtagtAGATAACCTGCATGAGACATATTAGATAGTAGTTCAAATGTCAATAGTTCTGAATGTCAATTCTAACTGTATacgaataaatgaataaagtgagGATTGGAAAgtgcgacacacacacacacacacacacacacacacacacacataaacacgaGGAAGATGCTGCCATGGAGAACTGTGGGCAGAGACTCCAAAGATGGCTAGAAAGCAACTGGAGGTCCAGAACAGCCTGTTTCTCAATGGCTGTGACATTTCATGCTTGGCTCAGGCCCAGGCTATTCCAGTCTTGCCCAATTGAACAGTGTTGAGCTTTGTGGCCCATGGGCCACAGCTAAGCAAATGATGGGCAATCCCCAGAGGAAGGCATGAGTCTTGGTGGGTAACCTGCAGAGGTCACGGGGCACAGTTGCACATTTCGGTTTTTGCCTACTTCTgttccccaccccagcccacaaACCCAGGATTCTTTTCTCCACATTACTTTTCTGCACACATTatcccccttccccccaacccaTTCTCCACGGGACTCCACACTCATGGATACAGCTGAAAGGTatgttatgtagccctggctgggtagaacttgctatgtagaccaggctgacttcaaactcagagattcatccaCCTctgcctaaccctaaccctaaccctaaccctaaccctaaccctaacactaaccctaaccctaaccctaacccaaccctaaccctaaccctaaccctaaccctaaccctaaccctaacccctaacccctaaccctaaccctaaccctaaccctaaccctttaagggtgtgagctaccatgcctggcaacaatagcttttttttttttccagtagaaCAAGAAGGCAAGGGTAGTAGGGCAATCCAGCTATGCCCCGTGGGCTAATTCTGCTGTCACCCTACTACTATTAGGGTGTAGAGCATGGCCGGCCATGGATTGTTGCCTGTACCCAAAGAGCTACTGTGGCTGCAGACTTCGTTCTCATCCTTCGCTTTGGTCAGGTTAAAGAGAAAAGGATTCTCTCCTGgtgtggtttctttcttcttcttcttttttccttcatcaAGGGACACTCTCCCTAGGACATTCTCAAACTGGTGGCTTAAGTCGCCCAAGTCTGTTGGCTCTGCTGGAGGAGTCAGGCTGGGTGACTGTCTCAGGTCTTGCTGCTGGCCcagttccattcccaggacccGAGCggtggcaggaggatcaggctAGGAAGCCTTGAGCCTGCCTTCTACCTATTTCTCCATCCCTGTTACAGACTGACAGCCCGGTGCCCAACATCATGGAGACTGCCTTCTACTTCGAGCAGGCGGGCGTGGGGCTAAGCTCGGATGAAAGCTTCCGAATCTTCCTGGCCCTGAGGCAGCTGGTGGAGCAGCAGCCCATCCACATTTGCCGCTTCTGGGGCAAGATCCTGGGCCTGAGCCGCAGCTACCTGGTGGCGGAGGTGGAGTTCCGCGAGGgcgaggaagagggagaggaggaagaggtggaggagatgATGGAGGGAGGCGAGGTTATGGAGGCCCacggagaagaggaaggagaggaggatgaggagaaggtGGTAGACCCGGTGCCCAAGCCACAGTGGAAGCCTCCGCCCGTCATCCCCAAGGAGGAGAGCCGCAGCGGCACCAACAAATACCTGTACTTCGTGTGCAACGAGCCGGGCCGCCCGTGGACGCGCCTGCCGCACGTGACGCCCGCGCAGATCGTGTGCGCGCGCAAGATCAAAAAGTTCTTCACCGGCTTCCTGGACACGCCGATCACCAGCTACCCGCCCTTCCCGGGCAACGAGGCCAACTATCTCCGCGCGCAGATTGCGCGCATCTCCGCCGCCACGCACATCAGCCCGCTGGGCTTCTACCAGTTCGGTGAGGAGGAGGgcgatgaggaggaggagggcggcGCAGGACGCGACTCGTTCGAGGAGAACCCCGACTTTGAGGGCATCCCCGTGTTGGAGCTCGTGGACTCCATGGCTAACTGGGTACATCACACTCAGCACATCCTGCCTCAGGTGAGGACGGAGCCAGGATGGAGCTTCCCACCCGTACCCTGCCCAGGACGTGCTCCAATCCAGCCCagcatccacccacccacctacccatccacccacccacttacccacctacccatccacccacctacccgtccacctacctacccatccactcacccattcatccaaccatgacccaaagcaacttggaaaggaaaaggtCTATTTGGCTACGTATCCACTGAGGGAAGTCTGGGTAGGAACTTGGATACaggacagaagcagaggccatggaggaaagctgcttacaggcttgctccccatggtttaAATCAGCCCACTTTCTTACACAGCCCcagaccacttgcccagggatggcatcacccataGTGGGTTGAGCCCTCCCACACCCATCGTCGACCAAGAACATTCCCCCACAGACTTGCTTGCAGGTCATCTAATGGAGgcttttctcagctgaggttccatCTTCCCAGATGAGtttaacttgtatcaagttgacaaacatctgcgcagcagcagcagcagcagcaaaccaGTGCCACAGGCAGCAGCTATCACACTTGCTTAAAATAACTCCTTTTGTGACCAAGGACTGATCCCCATTTATGGCTGAGAAAACGGGACGTAGCTTTATGCTGTGTACCAGCCTGTATTTATTATTCAAAGAGCTATCACTGATCAGAGGGAGTTTAGGGGCATGGACTGAGACCCTGTGTTTAAAGCAACAGGGCTTGATGTAGGGCCACACACTTttagcccagcactcaggagctagAGGTAGGTGGAGctttggagttcaaggccagcctccttTACAGAGAAGCCTtgcatggaaaaacaaaacaaaatcaaaacaaacaaaggtggGAGTGTGGATCAATAGAATGCTTCCCTTGTGTCAATAtctctctctatcacacacacacatacacacatacatacacacatacacacacataatatacacacacataatatacacatatacacatacatacacatatatacattcacacacatacatatacacataatacacatacacacatacatatacacatatacacataatacacacatatgtgcacatacatatacattcacacacatatgcacatatgtacacacacacacacacaccccaacaggAGTGTTAATTGACTTGACAGAGTCCAACACCAATCCAATGAGGGAGGCACAGGTGACCCTACCACCATTGAATGACAGTCCCTGAGCAGAAATCCTGAGGTATCCTTTACCAACAATGTGTCCAGCCATGAAAGCCGCTGTCCCAAGGCAGTTGCTAGCACATAACTGGGGCTGCCTGCCCATGACAGCCTTTCGAATCACTAGCTACAGGGACAAGCCCAGTGTTCTAGGGGCCTGTCTGGTTCTTCACCTTCTCCCACAGTAGGCTAAGCTCTGTCTTAGGGTGCCGCCTGACTTTGCTATTGCATCCCCAGGGGCGCTGTACATGGGTGAACCCATtgcagaagacagaggaggaagaagagctaggggaagaggaagagaaggcagatgaGGCGATGGAGGAAGTAGAGCAGGAGGTTGGTCCTCCACTTCTGACTCCACTCTCAGAGGATGCAGGCAAGTCCCTCCCTTCTGGGCAGGCACAGGGCCAGCCTTCAAGGGGTTGGTGGTGGGGGGGAGCAGCTCACCTGGAAACACTGATGTCACCCATCCTCTGAGCCTCAGTGGGGATTTCTTATGTACAGCAGGCATGGGGTCAGGCCTGGGGGCACACGCCTGCCATGCCAGcatcagggaagaaagaagcaggaggatcgtGAGTGGGCCTCGGTTCTACAAGGCTGGGCTGAGTGAAACCctgttatgtatatgagtactctgtttgcatgtatgcccgcatgacagaagagggcatcagatcccatcacagacggttgtgagccaccatgtgggtactgggaattgaacgcaggacctctggaagagcagccagtgctcttaaccattaagccaccTTTTCAGACTGAAAccctgtttgatttttgtttttttgtttttgtttttgtttttgtttttgtttttcgagactgtcctggaactcactctgtagaccaggctggcctcaaactcagaaatccgcctgcctcccaagtgctgggattaaaggcgtgcaccaccaccacccggctttgattttttgtttgtttgtttttgtttgcttgttttaaatttatttactgtttCTGTGTTAAAAAGAAACCCTTATGGGGGAACCCTGGGGGAACGTGTTCATCTTGTCTCTAAGCCTAGTCTGGCATATGATGGTGACCATGGCCTTGAGACAATCTCTTcctgattttctctcttttttttgggggggggggtcatcaTGGGGTTGTTGTTTAAGGCAGGTCACATTCtgaagcccaggctgcccttgaactccaaGCATCTCCCATGGTCTCCCAATTCTGGGATTGCTGGCTTGTGCCCTACCACACAGAGGGATACAGTCTTGGAGCCCTACTCAGGCTTGGGGAGGAGCGATGCAGGAAGCCTCCTAGGGGAGGCAGCCAGGAACTGGAGTTTGCATTCACAGAAGGAATTCTTTGAGGCTGAGGCacttggagaaagaggaaaaggaggcccGGGGCAGCCCAGATCCTATGCTCGAGCCATAGCACCCTGCTTGGAATCTGTACACCCTACAAGATAATATTTTAGCTCCCTGCTAGTAGCATGGCTACCAGACCTCACTGCCACCCAGAAAGGGAGGTGACATGAGCATCCTCCTTTCCTGGGTGGGGTTGCTGCAGCAGAGATGGATAGAACGGCTTCCTCGGGGCCAcatcaggagagagaggagagccagGGATCTTGGTGTGATTTGTAGCTCTTGCATGTGccctctccatcccttctctccAACTCTCCGCCCACATGGTAAGGCAGGGCGTGGTGACCCCTGaccccccctttccttctccaacAGAAATCATGCACCTGTCGCCCTGGACCACCCGCCTCTCCTGCAGCCTCAGCCCTCAGTACTCGGTGGCCATTGTGCGCTCCAACCTCTGGCCAGGGGCCTATGCCTACGCCACTGGCAAGTACGCCATTGCCCTGACTCGGGGGTCCATCAATGGTATAGAAATCTTATCTGCCAGGATCCATGATAGTTTCTCTCAAAAGATTGACAAGtcctgccaggcatggtggcacaggtccTTAATCTCAAAAGCTGGGaggcaggctggtgagatggctcagtgggtaagaacaccgactgctcttccaaaggtgctgagttcaaatcccagcaactacatggtggctcacaaccacccataatgagatctgacaccctcttctggtgtgtctgaagacagctacagtgtacttacatataataaataaataaatcttaaaaaaaaaaaagctgggaggcagaggcaggcagatatctgtgagttcaagggcagcctgggctacatagttccaggacagcctggtctacaaagagagactctatctcaaaaagtaCATATAGGGGgcagagagataactcagcagttaagagcactgactgcatttccagaggtcctgagttcaattcggagcaaccacatggtggatcacaaccatgtGTAGTCTGTAATAAGATCTGCTGCCCTATTCtggtatataataaaataaattaatacataatacataaataaaatatgtaaatattacatATGTGTCATACACAATACattacatataatacatgcacatatatatgtatatgcatatacaagttGCAGCCAC includes:
- the Rsph6a gene encoding radial spoke head protein 6 homolog A isoform X2 produces the protein MGEPPPNPDPSQTRRSSQGSERARSREYSQPMLPIPEDGLQRPPPQRGSRSSQGSRGSQDLQGTGLPNWPQRSSLVQDAQGEEGTEYHPSMTLGYPRGFPMEFPQEGYLDDRMMQQFPQGQGLLEQLESTYQDSASGILGQLNLYPREEEAFSQPTQHGPYLRDDPTLHLEPSDLGFMPFVGEVPDPEPRELAIQNAKAYLLQTSVSCNLSLYEHLVNLLTKILNQRPEDPLSILESLNRTTQWEWFHPKLDTLRDDPEMQPTYEMAEKQKALFIRGGGEGEQEMEEEVTDSPVPNIMETAFYFEQAGVGLSSDESFRIFLALRQLVEQQPIHICRFWGKILGLSRSYLVAEVEFREGEEEGEEEEVEEMMEGGEVMEAHGEEEGEEDEEKVVDPVPKPQWKPPPVIPKEESRSGTNKYLYFVCNEPGRPWTRLPHVTPAQIVCARKIKKFFTGFLDTPITSYPPFPGNEANYLRAQIARISAATHISPLGFYQFGEEEGDEEEEGGAGRDSFEENPDFEGIPVLELVDSMANWVHHTQHILPQGRCTWVNPLQKTEEEEELGEEEEKADEAMEEVEQEVGPPLLTPLSEDAEIMHLSPWTTRLSCSLSPQYSVAIVRSNLWPGAYAYATGSLRTCILAGVTSIAPRTSTQCCQL